In Arachis hypogaea cultivar Tifrunner chromosome 7, arahy.Tifrunner.gnm2.J5K5, whole genome shotgun sequence, the genomic window TTATCATACATGACAAACAATTAATACAACTCAGctgctttatttttttaaacacgcACCTTGGTCAGTGATGAAAGTTTATGGATAAGTTGTATTAAAATTGGAATTTGAAACTTGTATCcataaaattttcaattcaattttactCCATTCAAGACTTCCAGCACATGCATACCTATTTCATAGAAAAGCTCATTGATGTTCTCTGCAGTCTTAGCAGATGTTTCCATGTAGAACATTCCATTCTCTTGAGCATATTGCTCTCCTTCCTGGACATTACTAAATCAtctcaaaaaaaaggaaaagtcaCAAGGCATAATTAGAGAGGGGAAGATGGATCTTAGCAATACCTCAGTTTCAACCTCTCTCTTCGGCTCCAAGTCAGATTTGTTTGCCACTAATGCCATCACCAACTTCTGACTTCCTACAAAAAACGGTTACAGTTTTACCATAGTGAGACAGCATTAAGGAACTAGAAATTTGTTATTCCATGTGACTTGAGGAGTTACCATGTCTCTGCAACTCCTGAACCCATTTTTTGGCTCGAACAAATGAATCCTGAAATAGAAGATAAGATCATTATGCAAATACGTTCTGCCCCTGACAATAACTATATGGCCTAACTTCTTAAGTTCTTTATCATCATTTTGACATCGgagttcaaagttcaaacaatGTTGCAGTAAAAGAGAGTTATATGGTTTAAACTTCCAATTCTTGCCATCCTACAACTTTCAACGCAAGAATTTAACTTCTGAatagtttcaattcatgatttgcTTACAATGTTTGAGATATCATAAACAACAATTGCGGCTGCTGCACCACGGTAGTACATAGGAGCCAGACTATGATACCGTTCCTGTCCTGCTGTGTCCCATATGTCGAACTTCACTGTTGCTTCGGATAATGACAATATTTGAGTGAAGAATGCAGCTCCAATGGTTGGTTCCTACATGTAATATATACATTGACTCTAAGGTTTTATAAAACTGCTGTGTTTAATGTGGACCACACTGATAAGAAaatagaacatttttttattaatgaaatCGGATGGAAGTAACATAACCTGGTTAAGAAAGAATTGGCCTTTTACAAATCTTAGTGCTAAACTGGTCTTTCCAGCTCCCATATCTCCAAGAAGTACCTACACAGGGACATGTATAATGTATTCCATAAATCATTAAGACTAGAATCATTAAACATAGGTattacattaaaattaaccaaacaaTTGGAAATTTGATAGAGCAAAAGCTGCTTCTATCAAATCTTTCTGTCTGACTGAACATTTTggtcaaattatataataaacaaATCTTATTGGTCTATTGATCTTGCAATATTGATCTTATTCTGTTTCTCATGTATTAACAACCTCTTCATATTAATTATTCCTTCATTCGTGTGATTGGCgtgtaagattttttttttgtggggGGACCAAGCGTGAAAGAATATTTGATGGTGTATGGATAATAAAATAGGTAATAGTATTTTGTACAAATCGTATAAGcaattaaaaataatcatttCAAGCTTAGGAACAAGAAAGTGTCGGGGCAACCATAGATTCAACGAAATGAATGATATCAGAAAAGAAAATGACAAACAAAATTTAACAATAAGGTGAGACATACCCACCAGCTTGGCTTGAATGATCTTATTTCCAGGCCTCGCCATACTGATAGattgaaaatattatttgttttgaaGTTTACAGCAAAAGAAAGAGAAACTTATGAAGTAATAGTATTCTAGATCAAGGAAACTGCTAACTAAATGATTCATCTGGAACTTAACAAAGAACAAGACTAGAGACTGGTAGTTTGATTTGTTTAGAGTTGACTGTTAGTTAGCTGAATGTAATACACAACGTCAAGACGGGTTTCATATTCAATTATTATTCGTCATGGTGTTATTTTCCATTTTCCATTAAAAAGATTTCTTAAACTGGATATTGTGGGACCTAAAAACTACAATCATGCAGCTATATATAGACATGTCTCAATAATTAGTATTGAAGAgaaaacatactccataacccCTCCCCCCACCCAAAAAAAAACTagttcaaataaataaaaatggaagctAACTCATATTGCCAGATTTAACCATAACCCACTATATAACAATGGATTAAACTCTTGTAAAGTGAGAAAGTTGATAAAATACTAAAACTAGAAAGTAAGTATTTAATCAcccttaaaattaagataatgagACTCGCATAtgataaaaattacaaattcGATAGTGATTAACCCTGACTTTATCACTTTCTCAATTTCCTCAATTTAGAGGATGTCTTTCCTATACTAATATCAAAAGAATTTTGgtttatacataaaatattttgaaacatCAAATCCAATTCAGCTTGTACTTGAAGTAAAAGCAATgctgatgatttgagaggaatcATAATCATAAGCAAACAACAAAGAGAAGGAcacattaaattaaattcacaagCAAACAAAATGAGAAGCTCCACTACAATTTCCCACaccaaacaacaacaaaaatatcaaatCCTCAATTAATTAAGAACCTACCTATAATTTCCATCTTTACAGATGTTCATACTTTGATACTTCAGGCACAGGCATTACCACAAACACCTAAGCTACAAGCAATAACAGATAAAACACAAAACAATGTTCAAGTTCTTAAAGAAGCCCATGGGAAACTCAAACTCAAAATCAAGCTTCTACACCTACCTGCTCCGAAAGCCACGTCACGATCATAATCAAAACCCCGTGGCTTATCTCCGGCGGTGGCACGTGACATGCACGGTGGGTTTCCTTCTCTTCCTGACCACCACCTACGTGTTGTGGCCGTCGGATCCGGCACTGAAGATCGTAGGGCTGAAGCTGAAGCGGATCAAGGTGCATCCCTTGCCGCATATCACCGTAGACATCTCCATGCTCCTCACCGTGAGAGTGCACAACGCCGGCGTGTACTCCCTCGATTTCGGAGGGGTTGACGTGGCGGTGTCTTACAGAGGAAAGAGGCTGGGGCACGTGATATCGGAGCACGGTCACGTGAGTGCCAGGGGTTCGTCCTACGTGGACGCTGACGTGGAATTCGCGGGAATCGCGGTGGTGCCTGAGATGATGCTGTTTCTAGAAGACCTTGCAAAGGGTGCAATTCCCTTCTTTACGGTTTCCCAGGTCAACGGTCAAATGGGCCTTGCCTTCTTTCACTTCCCCATTCAGGTTCCTATTTTTTCTAATTCATGCCAATGATTAAGTTTAAGAGTTTAATTACATTGATTAATCAGCTTAgctagaattattttttttgctTGAAGTTTctgtttgatttgtttgaacaGGCAAAACTATCATGTGAAGTATTGGTGAGTACAGTAAACCAGACAATTATTCACCAACATTGTCTCCATGaggtaattaattaactaattaagctTAATATGGCAGGGattgttcttattattattattattattatactgagTGAATATGTTTGTTTGTGATATCACTACAGTGATGCAGGGGCACATTGGGAAGAAACTATAAAGTTGAAGATGTTAGTTCAATCTTTTATGTGTGTACATATAAATATAATCAAAGGGGTTTTGGTAATGGTAGGTGCAATGTATTAGAAGCCTAATCTCTATTGTGATCATTATTCATTATT contains:
- the LOC112703688 gene encoding ras-related protein RHN1-like isoform X1, with protein sequence MRQGMHLDPLQLQPYDLQCRIRRPQHVGGGQEEKETHRACHVPPPEISHGVLIMIVTWLSEQVLLGDMGAGKTSLALRFVKGQFFLNQEPTIGAAFFTQILSLSEATVKFDIWDTAGQERYHSLAPMYYRGAAAAIVVYDISNIDSFVRAKKWVQELQRHGSQKLVMALVANKSDLEPKREVETEEGEQYAQENGMFYMETSAKTAENINELFYEIAKRLARAFPPKPTGMKLNSGVQERGRKFFCCST
- the LOC112703688 gene encoding ras-related protein RHN1-like isoform X6, with the translated sequence MGAGKTSLALRFVKGQFFLNQEPTIGAAFFTQILSLSEATVKFDIWDTAGQERYHSLAPMYYRGAAAAIVVYDISNIDSFVRAKKWVQELQRHGSQKLVMALVANKSDLEPKREVETEEGEQYAQENGMFYMETSAKTAENINELFYEIAKRLARAFPPKPTGMKLNSGVQERGRKFFCCST
- the LOC112703688 gene encoding ras-related protein RHN1-like isoform X4 yields the protein MEIIVWRGLEIRSFKPSWWVLLGDMGAGKTSLALRFVKGQFFLNQEPTIGAAFFTQILSLSEATVKFDIWDTAGQERYHSLAPMYYRGAAAAIVVYDISNIDSFVRAKKWVQELQRHGSQKLVMALVANKSDLEPKREVETEEGEQYAQENGMFYMETSAKTAENINELFYEIAKRLARAFPPKPTGMKLNSGVQERGRKFFCCST
- the LOC112703688 gene encoding ras-related protein RHN1-like isoform X3, which produces MNICKDGNYSMARPGNKIIQAKLVLLGDMGAGKTSLALRFVKGQFFLNQEPTIGAAFFTQILSLSEATVKFDIWDTAGQERYHSLAPMYYRGAAAAIVVYDISNIDSFVRAKKWVQELQRHGSQKLVMALVANKSDLEPKREVETEEGEQYAQENGMFYMETSAKTAENINELFYEIAKRLARAFPPKPTGMKLNSGVQERGRKFFCCST
- the LOC112703688 gene encoding ras-related protein RHN1-like isoform X2; translation: MSRATAGDKPRGFDYDRDVAFGAVWRGLEIRSFKPSWWVLLGDMGAGKTSLALRFVKGQFFLNQEPTIGAAFFTQILSLSEATVKFDIWDTAGQERYHSLAPMYYRGAAAAIVVYDISNIDSFVRAKKWVQELQRHGSQKLVMALVANKSDLEPKREVETEEGEQYAQENGMFYMETSAKTAENINELFYEIAKRLARAFPPKPTGMKLNSGVQERGRKFFCCST
- the LOC112703688 gene encoding ras-related protein RHN1-like isoform X5, producing MARPGNKIIQAKLVLLGDMGAGKTSLALRFVKGQFFLNQEPTIGAAFFTQILSLSEATVKFDIWDTAGQERYHSLAPMYYRGAAAAIVVYDISNIDSFVRAKKWVQELQRHGSQKLVMALVANKSDLEPKREVETEEGEQYAQENGMFYMETSAKTAENINELFYEIAKRLARAFPPKPTGMKLNSGVQERGRKFFCCST
- the LOC112701690 gene encoding uncharacterized protein, which encodes MLLTVRVHNAGVYSLDFGGVDVAVSYRGKRLGHVISEHGHVSARGSSYVDADVEFAGIAVVPEMMLFLEDLAKGAIPFFTVSQVNGQMGLAFFHFPIQAKLSCEVLVSTVNQTIIHQHCLHEGHIGKKL